A genomic stretch from Littorina saxatilis isolate snail1 unplaced genomic scaffold, US_GU_Lsax_2.0 scaffold_984, whole genome shotgun sequence includes:
- the LOC138954359 gene encoding uncharacterized protein: MAPEDRTKTSTTNQNGVTTSALPRNGYPRKSSAPPPTTTTTTTWSDKPDRQRHGSGQSTVSVESIENYIPTPPDGGYGWVIVMASLVCNMIVDGIGYSFGVFLMEFTDYFKETKSKVSLVGSLLCGIYLIAGPVVSAMVNKFGCRPVTVAGSVIAGVAFLLSTMAPSIDILIVSYGVIGGFGLGMMYLPSIVSVGYYFEKKRALATGIAVCGSGIGTFIFAPLSEYLLEELDWKNALLVISGITLNGAVAGMLMRPLEPSKKKKPRPRAKNLLDRIKEQAKGNRGRTISETSAYAYSVRDTNAVLEKVMEAKLLREGRLQEDDSELGSMPSIFIVRQQSRKNSMSGHSRVHKLSFSDRGEMTGHLGSPMSSVPRIVVQDGPEPQPPSSLVTSALARLSEADNSPDKDWVEDTLIEEDEVMEDDVTGNDAKSKPRSEETSPKPSEDVASTSDETFNDAESGTLGEGTNTEKSEFFTPPTSPADTSSPSSPEKENHEVNTSPGKRMSVPEVSKYMVHPTRGYGNGSVPSNIHYHVHEIAPLLEVPKSHSKRTLVTLGSSDKNIWRLKTLQAAAKNPGHSMHSLSVSKKDLARPLYRKDIFYSGSVLNIPQFQSQPDMKSYITSITTIPGEMAMISGGEPKVWQCLSCFPQSVKDTLQEMLDFSLLKDPGFLLICFGNILAFLGFYVPFVFCIDFAVNMGIDKKQAAFLISIIGIANTIGRVVTGWLADLRKIDSLDITYVSIFICGVSTAMFPFCTSYALLCFNACIFGLCVAAFISLSSILICDMLGLEKLTNGFGLMTMFRGVAAMAGPPLAGFIYDQTSNYDASFYTGGALLVVGALCHLALKLPFVKKPEPEVYMEVIGVDEIPEEELIGSGVTPELVTMDEVMTSV; encoded by the exons ATGGCACCGGAAGATAGAACCAAGACTAGTACCACCAACCAAAACGGGGTCACCACTTCCGCTCTTCCAAGAAACGGATATCCCCGCAAATCATCAGCCCCGCCaccaacgacaacaacgacgacgacatgGTCAGACAAACCGGACAGACAGCGACATGGATCCGGCCAATCTACGGTCAGCGTAGAGAGCATAGAAAACTATATCCCAACACCTCCCGATGGGGGGTATGGATGGGTTATCGTCATGGCTTCGCTCGTCTGCAATATGATCGTGGACGGCATTGGATATTCGTTCGGTGTGTTTCTGATGGAGTTTACTGACTACTTCAAGGAAACCAAGAGTAAGGTGTCCCTCGTGGGATCGCTGCTTTGTGGTATCTACCTCATTGCTG GTCCAGTGGTGAGCGCGATGGTCAACAAGTTTGGGTGTCGTCCGGTGACAGTGGCGGGCAGTGTGATAGCCGGTGTGGCCTTCTTGCTGAGTACCATGGCGCCCTCCATTGACATCCTCATCGTCAGTTACGGTGTGATTGGAG GTTTTGGCCTAGGAATGATGTACCTGCCGTCTATCGTCAGTGTGGGGTACTACTTTGAGAAGAAACGTGCGCTGGCCACAGGTATCGCGGTCTGCGGCTCTGGTATCGGCACCTTCATCTTTGCTCCGCTCTCCGAGTATCTCTTAGAG GAGCTGGACTGGAAGAACGCCCTGCTGGTCATATCGGGCATCACGCTTAACGGGGCGGTGGCCGGCATGCTGATGAGACCCCTCGAGCCctccaagaagaagaagcctcGGCCTCGCGCCAAGAACCTGCTCGACAGGATCAAGGAACAGGCCAAAGGCAACAGAGGAAG GACCATCTCAGAAACGAGCGCCTACGCCTACTCAGTACGCGACACCAACGCCGTCTTGGAAAAGGTGATGGAAGCCAAACTGCTTCGAGAGGGAAGATTGCAAGAAGACGACTCCGAGCTCGGTTCAATGCCCAGCATCTTCATCGTACGCCAGCAAAGCCGCAAAAACTCCATGAGCGGCCACTCCAGAGTCCACAAACTCTCGTTCTCAGACAGAGGAGAAATGACAGGTCACCTGGGCAGCCCCATGAGCAGCGTGCCCAGAATCGTCGTCCAAGATGGACCCGAGCCCCAGCCCCCTAGCTCGCTAGTCACGAGCGCTCTCGCGAGACTTTCCGAGGCAGACAACTCTCCTGACAAGGACTGGGTGGAGGATACTTTGATCGAGGAAGATGAAGTCATGGAGGATGACGTCACAGGAAATGACGCCAAAAGCAAACCCCGGTCTGAGGAAACCTCGCCGAAACCCAGCGAAGACGTGGCGTCGACGTCGGACGAGACTTTCAACGACGCGGAGTCTGGGACGCTAGGGGAGGGAACCAATACTGAGAAGTCGGAGTTCTTCACTCCCCCCACCTCCCCTGCCGacacctcctccccctcctcccccgaGAAAGAGAACCACGAGGTGAACACCAGTCCTGGCAAGCGAATGAGTGTCCCTGAG GTGAGCAAGTACATGGTCCATCCAACCAGAGGCTATGGCAACGGCAGTGTCCCATCCAACATCCATTACCACGTGCATGAAATCGCTCCGCTCCTCGAG GTTCCCAAATCTCACAGCAAGAGGACTCTGGTGACCCTGGGCAGCAGCGACAAGAACATCTGGAGGCTGAAGACCCTGCAGGCAGCCGCCAAGAACCCGGGCCACTCCATGCACTCGCTCAGCGTCTCCAAGAAGGACCTGGCCCGGCCCCTGTACCGCAAGGACATCTTCTACAGCGGCAGTGTCCTCAACATCCCGCAGTTCCAGTCCCAGCCCGACATGAAGAGCTACATCACCAGCATCACCACCATTCCTGGAGAGATGGCGATGATCTCTGGAGGCGAGCCCAAA GTATGGCAGTGCCTCTCATGCTTCCCACAAAGCGTCAAGGACACCCTGCAGGAGATGCTGGACTTTTCCTTGCTGAAGGACCCCGGCTTTCTCCTCATCTGTTTCGGCAACATCCTGGCCTTCCTGGGTTTTTACGTCCCCTTTGTCTTCTGCATAGACTTTGCCGTCAACATGGGCATCGACAAaaagcaagctgctttcctcatTTCTATCATTG GAATAGCCAACACCATTGGCCGAGTGGTGACTGGGTGGCTGGCTGACCTGAGGAAGATAGACAGTCTGGACATTACCTATGTGTCCATCTTTATCTGCGGGGTGTCCACCGCTATGTTCCCCTTCTGCACCTCCTATGCCCTACTTTGTTTTAATGCCTGCATCTTCGGACTTTGTGTTG CTGCCTTTATCTCCCTCTCGTCCATTCTTATCTGTGATATGCTGGGGTTAGAGAAGCTGACCAATGGGTTCGGCCTGATGACCATGTTTAGAGGCGTGGCGGCCATGGCTGGGCCCCCCTTGGctg GTTTCATCTACGACCAGACGAGTAACTATGATGCCTCATTCTACACTGGCGGCGCTTTGCTGGTGGTAGGAGCTTTGTGCCATCTCGCTCTCAAGTTGCCATTCGTCAAAAAACCGGAACCGGAAGTCTACATGGAGGTGATCGGCGTGGACGAAATTCCGGAAGAAGAGCTTATTGGCAGCGGGGTCACGCCGGAACTCGTCACAATGGATGAAGTGATGACAAGTGTTTGA